In the genome of Falsirhodobacter halotolerans, one region contains:
- the ilvN gene encoding acetolactate synthase small subunit gives MMALNIKSGSSSQSAYDLRDPNGEIIESHTLALIVSNESGVLARVIGLFSGRGYNIESLTVAEIDHEGHRSRITVVTRGTAVVIEQIKAQLGRLVPVHQVNDLTVEGPTVQRELALLKVAGKGDMRIEALRLAEIFRANVVDSTLESFVFEMTGTAEKIDAFADLMRPLGLREIARTGVAALSRGA, from the coding sequence ATCATGGCACTGAACATCAAAAGCGGCTCCTCCAGCCAATCCGCCTATGATCTGCGCGACCCGAATGGAGAGATCATCGAGAGCCACACCCTCGCCCTGATCGTGTCGAACGAAAGCGGCGTTCTGGCGCGGGTGATCGGCCTGTTCTCGGGGCGCGGCTACAACATCGAAAGCCTGACCGTGGCGGAGATCGACCATGAGGGTCATCGCTCGCGCATCACGGTCGTCACGCGCGGCACGGCGGTGGTGATCGAACAGATCAAGGCGCAACTGGGCCGTCTGGTCCCCGTGCATCAGGTGAACGACTTGACGGTCGAAGGGCCGACGGTTCAGCGCGAACTGGCGCTTCTGAAGGTGGCGGGCAAAGGCGACATGCGGATCGAGGCGCTGCGTCTGGCCGAGATCTTCCGCGCCAATGTCGTGGATTCCACGCTGGAAAGCTTCGTGTTCGAGATGACGGGAACAGCCGAGAAGATCGACGCCTTCGCCGATCTGATGCGGCCGCTGGGCCTGCGGGAAATCGCGCGGACGGGCGTCGCTGCCCTGTCGCGCGGGGCCTAG
- a CDS encoding cytochrome c-type biogenesis protein, whose protein sequence is MKWVLLALMLATPAWAVQPDEVLADPALEARARDISQNLRCPVCRNENIDDSNATIARDLRLLVRERLVAGDTDAQAVAFITDRYGEYVLLNPPARGSTLVLWAAGPAALLLGGAGAALYLRRRRGGALDTPLTEAERARLKDLL, encoded by the coding sequence ATGAAATGGGTGCTTTTGGCGCTGATGCTGGCGACCCCGGCTTGGGCCGTGCAACCCGACGAGGTTCTGGCCGATCCGGCGTTGGAGGCGCGGGCGCGGGACATCAGCCAGAACCTGCGCTGCCCCGTTTGCCGGAACGAGAATATCGACGACAGCAACGCGACCATAGCCCGCGATCTGCGCCTGTTGGTGCGTGAACGGCTGGTGGCGGGGGATACGGATGCCCAGGCGGTCGCCTTCATCACCGACCGCTATGGCGAATACGTTCTGCTGAACCCGCCCGCGCGCGGCTCCACCCTGGTCTTGTGGGCGGCGGGTCCGGCGGCGTTGCTGCTGGGCGGGGCGGGGGCCGCGCTCTATCTGCGCCGCCGGCGCGGGGGCGCGCTTGACACCCCCCTGACCGAGGCCGAACGCGCCCGCCTGAAGGACCTGCTCTAG
- a CDS encoding heme lyase CcmF/NrfE family subunit codes for MITELGHFALVLALMVAVAQATLPMIGAWRGWAGWMAVGDTAAKVQLVLIGCSFAALTHAFVTSDFSLKLVVENSHTAKPMLYKISGVWGNHEGSLLLWVLILAIYGAMVAWFGGNLPDRLRARVLSVQGAIGVAFLLFLLLTSNPFLRLATPPFNGEDLNPLLQDPGLAFHPPFLYLGYVGLSMAFSFAVAALIEGRVDAAWARWVRPWTLAAWLFLTIGIALGSWWAYYELGWGGFWFWDPVENASFMPWLIAAALLHSAIVVEKREALKAWTILLAILAFGFSLIGTFIVRSGVITSVHAFASDPERGVFILIIFGLFTGGALTLFAARASAMEAKGLFAPVSREGGLVLNNLLLTVSCFVVFIGTIWPLIAEILWGRTLSVGAPFFNSAFTPFMIAIAVALPVGGLIPWKRAELRRTMRPLRGALALAVAVAALVWAVQGGRSALGPVGCALAAWIIAGVVVDLAQRAGRTARLRRLTGLPRADWGKAIAHAGFGVTVFGISAILAWQQEDIRVVREGESFDMAAYTITLEDVAEVQGPNYLATRAAMRVMKGDRLIGVLHPEKRLYPVAGMPTTEAAINYGFTRDLYLVIGDPQQGGGYAVRSYIKPFANWIWAGAALMALGGLVSLTDRRYRVAAGARRAVA; via the coding sequence ATGATCACGGAACTGGGCCATTTCGCCCTTGTGCTGGCCCTGATGGTGGCCGTGGCGCAGGCCACCCTGCCGATGATCGGCGCGTGGCGCGGTTGGGCGGGATGGATGGCCGTGGGCGACACCGCGGCCAAGGTCCAGCTTGTGCTGATCGGATGTTCCTTCGCCGCGCTGACCCATGCCTTCGTGACGTCGGACTTTTCGTTGAAGCTGGTGGTGGAGAATTCGCACACCGCCAAACCGATGCTTTACAAGATCTCGGGCGTATGGGGAAACCATGAGGGATCGTTGCTCCTGTGGGTGTTGATCCTCGCAATCTATGGGGCGATGGTGGCGTGGTTCGGGGGCAATCTGCCGGACCGGCTGCGCGCGCGGGTGCTGTCGGTGCAGGGGGCGATCGGGGTGGCGTTCCTGCTGTTCCTGCTTCTGACCTCCAACCCGTTCCTGCGTCTGGCCACGCCGCCCTTCAACGGGGAGGATCTCAATCCCCTGCTGCAAGACCCGGGCCTCGCCTTTCACCCGCCGTTTCTCTATCTCGGCTATGTCGGGCTCAGCATGGCGTTCTCCTTCGCGGTGGCCGCCCTGATCGAGGGACGGGTGGATGCGGCCTGGGCGCGGTGGGTGCGCCCCTGGACGTTGGCGGCCTGGCTGTTTCTGACCATCGGCATCGCGCTTGGGTCATGGTGGGCCTATTATGAACTTGGCTGGGGCGGGTTCTGGTTCTGGGATCCGGTGGAGAACGCCTCCTTCATGCCGTGGCTGATCGCGGCGGCCTTGCTGCATTCCGCCATCGTCGTGGAAAAGCGCGAGGCGTTGAAAGCCTGGACGATCCTGCTGGCGATCCTGGCCTTCGGGTTTTCGCTGATCGGGACGTTCATCGTGCGGTCGGGGGTCATCACGTCGGTCCACGCCTTCGCCTCAGACCCGGAACGGGGGGTGTTTATCCTGATAATCTTCGGCCTGTTCACCGGCGGGGCGCTGACCCTGTTCGCCGCGCGGGCCAGCGCGATGGAGGCGAAAGGCCTGTTCGCCCCCGTCAGCCGCGAAGGGGGGCTGGTGCTGAACAACCTGTTGCTGACCGTATCCTGTTTCGTGGTGTTCATCGGCACGATCTGGCCGCTGATCGCGGAAATCCTGTGGGGGCGGACGCTGTCGGTGGGTGCGCCGTTCTTCAATTCGGCCTTCACGCCGTTCATGATCGCCATCGCGGTGGCCCTGCCCGTCGGGGGCCTGATCCCGTGGAAGCGGGCCGAACTGCGACGGACCATGCGGCCGCTGCGGGGTGCGCTGGCGCTGGCGGTCGCGGTCGCGGCGTTGGTCTGGGCGGTGCAAGGCGGGCGCAGCGCGCTGGGGCCCGTGGGCTGCGCGCTGGCCGCGTGGATCATCGCGGGCGTGGTGGTGGATCTGGCGCAACGCGCAGGGCGGACGGCGCGGCTTCGGCGCTTGACGGGCCTACCGCGCGCCGATTGGGGCAAGGCCATCGCCCATGCGGGCTTCGGCGTGACGGTGTTCGGCATCTCCGCCATCCTCGCATGGCAGCAAGAGGATATCCGGGTGGTGCGCGAAGGGGAAAGCTTTGACATGGCCGCCTATACCATCACGCTGGAAGATGTGGCGGAGGTGCAGGGGCCGAACTATCTCGCCACCCGCGCGGCGATGCGCGTGATGAAGGGGGATCGGCTGATCGGGGTGCTGCATCCTGAAAAGCGGCTCTATCCCGTGGCCGGAATGCCCACGACCGAGGCGGCGATCAATTATGGCTTCACGCGCGATCTTTATCTGGTGATCGGCGATCCGCAGCAGGGCGGCGGTTATGCCGTGCGCAGCTATATCAAGCCCTTCGCCAACTGGATCTGGGCTGGCGCGGCGCTGATGGCGCTGGGCGGACTGGTCAGCCTGACCGACCGCCGTTATCGCGTGGCGGCGGGCGCACGGAGGGCGGTGGCATGA
- the rocF gene encoding arginase, which yields MSHCILIGAPVDSGQQRAGCVMGPAAYRVAGLPRALQGLGHGVEDRGDVTLPPLRNAMIANPVVHAPDETVGWTEALSAAVQAALGDGGFPVVMGGDHSLALGSVAGAAAHARAVGRPLFLLWLDAHSDFHTPMTTQTGNLHGTPVAYIAGRAGFEAFPPFPAPLPPQNICLFGIRSVDPAEHAALLEHEIEINDMRVLDEQGIAVPLRRFLDRVRAENGMLHVSLDVDFLDPAVAPAVGTTVPGGATFREAHLVMELLHEAGLATSLDLVELNPFLDERGRTAKVMVDLVASLMGRKVFDRPTRSF from the coding sequence ATGTCGCATTGCATCCTGATCGGCGCGCCCGTCGACAGCGGCCAACAGCGCGCGGGCTGCGTGATGGGGCCTGCCGCCTATCGCGTGGCGGGCCTGCCCCGCGCCCTTCAGGGTCTGGGGCATGGGGTGGAGGATCGGGGCGATGTGACCCTGCCGCCCCTGCGAAACGCCATGATCGCCAACCCGGTCGTCCATGCGCCGGATGAAACCGTGGGCTGGACCGAGGCGCTGTCGGCCGCCGTGCAGGCCGCGCTGGGCGATGGCGGATTTCCCGTGGTCATGGGGGGCGACCATTCGCTGGCCTTGGGCAGCGTGGCGGGCGCTGCCGCCCATGCCCGCGCGGTGGGGCGGCCCTTGTTCCTGTTGTGGCTGGACGCGCATTCCGACTTCCACACCCCGATGACGACGCAGACGGGCAATCTGCACGGCACCCCCGTCGCCTATATCGCCGGGCGCGCGGGCTTCGAGGCGTTTCCGCCCTTTCCCGCCCCCCTTCCGCCGCAGAACATCTGCCTGTTCGGCATCCGCTCGGTCGATCCGGCGGAACACGCGGCCTTGCTGGAGCATGAGATCGAGATCAACGACATGCGCGTGCTGGACGAACAGGGCATCGCCGTGCCCTTGCGCCGCTTTCTTGATCGCGTGCGGGCGGAAAACGGGATGCTGCATGTCTCGCTCGACGTGGATTTCCTGGATCCCGCGGTGGCCCCGGCGGTCGGCACCACGGTTCCGGGGGGCGCCACCTTCCGCGAGGCGCATCTGGTGATGGAGCTGCTGCACGAGGCAGGGCTTGCCACATCGCTCGATCTGGTAGAGTTGAATCCGTTTCTGGACGAACGCGGGCGGACGGCGAAAGTGATGGTGGACCTTGTCGCATCGCTTATGGGGCGCAAGGTGTTCGACCGCCCGACCCGCAGCTTCTGA
- a CDS encoding L,D-transpeptidase, giving the protein MTQRRTLMLGGLALLATPTVVRAQVVDPSIRANVSSFKTQRWQDHFDSLGQHGAIVADFTSRALHWWSADGRDYRLYPSSIPMSEELTRRGYTEIVRKRVGPDWRPTADMRRRDPSLPDYVGPGPDNPLGTHAMYLSWPAYIIHGTHDTRKIGRPSSSGCVGLYNEHVEELFALAPIGTQVRLV; this is encoded by the coding sequence ATGACACAGCGGCGCACCTTGATGCTGGGCGGATTGGCCCTTCTGGCCACACCGACCGTCGTCCGCGCGCAGGTGGTGGATCCGAGCATCCGGGCCAACGTCTCCAGCTTCAAGACCCAGCGGTGGCAGGACCATTTCGACAGCCTTGGCCAGCACGGGGCGATTGTGGCCGACTTCACCTCGCGCGCGCTGCACTGGTGGTCGGCGGACGGGCGGGACTACCGCCTCTATCCCAGCTCCATCCCGATGTCCGAGGAACTGACCCGCCGCGGCTATACCGAGATCGTGCGCAAGCGGGTGGGACCGGACTGGCGCCCGACGGCCGACATGCGCCGCCGCGATCCCAGCCTGCCCGACTATGTCGGACCGGGACCGGACAACCCGCTGGGTACCCATGCGATGTATCTCAGCTGGCCCGCCTATATCATTCACGGCACGCATGACACGCGCAAGATCGGCCGGCCCTCCTCCTCGGGTTGCGTCGGGCTTTACAACGAACATGTGGAGGAGTTGTTCGCCCTGGCCCCGATCGGCACGCAGGTCCGGCTGGTCTGA
- the gyrA gene encoding DNA gyrase subunit A → MTDIPELPDSEGETPENRGPGQPQVSISEEMRTAYLDYAMSVIVSRAIPDLRDGLKPVHRRILHAMNETGNSHDKAYRKSARPVGDTMGKYHPHGDSAIYDALVRMAQPFSMSLKLLDGQGNFGSMDGDNAAAMRYTEVRMDKPAAFLLADIDKDTVDFQDNYDGKDREPTVLPARYPNMLVNGAGGIAVGMATNIPPHNLGEVIDGTLALIDNPDMSTEALMEIIPAPDFPTGGLILGRSGARKAYLEGRGSVIIRAKTRVEEVRKDRYAIVIDEIPYQVNKSSMIEKIAEMVREKKIEGIAGVADESDRVGVRVVVELKRDATPEVVLNQLFRFTPMQTSFGCNMLALNGGRPEQLTLRDFLSYFITFREDVVARRTAFELNKARERSHILCGLAVAVSNVDEVVATIRGSNDPAEAREKLMTRRWPAADIAPYIRLIDDPSHPMNEDGTYNLSEAQARAILELRLQRLTAMGVKEVTDELQELAAKIRDYLEILGSRDRIMAIIGDELREVRDLFAVPRRTEIIDWSGDMEDEDLIEREDMVVTITSGGYIKRTPLMDFRSQRRGGKGLSSMATKEDDVVTTLFVANTHAQLLFFTTDGMVYKLKTWRLPLASRQARGKAIVNILPIQPGISIAALLKIDEPEEEWDNLQLVFATSDGDVRRNALSDFTNVMRNGKIAMKLPENTSLVNVRVTNDADDVMLFTASGRAIRFPTTDVRVFKGRDSTGVRGIRLGEEDSVVSMSVIRHFEADPAERAAFLKMRRADLGAADEGEADEEEAGAGSLSQERYLEMRGAEDILLTITANGSGKLSSSHAYPVRGRGGMGVRAIDNAMRGGALVTSFPVDLEDQIMLATSTGQSIRVPVEGISFRSRSAGGVRVFNTAAGEQVVSVARIADQGEDEVEGTEGA, encoded by the coding sequence GTGACCGACATCCCCGAACTCCCTGATTCCGAAGGCGAAACCCCCGAAAATCGCGGGCCCGGCCAACCTCAGGTATCGATCAGCGAGGAGATGCGGACCGCCTATCTGGATTACGCGATGAGCGTGATCGTCAGCCGCGCGATCCCCGACCTGCGCGACGGGTTGAAACCGGTCCACCGCCGCATCCTTCATGCGATGAACGAAACCGGGAACAGCCACGACAAGGCCTATCGCAAATCGGCCCGCCCGGTGGGCGACACGATGGGGAAATACCACCCCCACGGCGACAGCGCGATCTATGACGCGCTGGTGCGGATGGCGCAGCCCTTCTCCATGTCGCTGAAACTGCTGGACGGTCAGGGGAACTTCGGGTCGATGGACGGCGACAACGCCGCCGCCATGCGTTACACCGAAGTGCGGATGGACAAGCCCGCCGCCTTCCTGCTGGCCGATATCGACAAGGACACCGTCGATTTCCAGGACAACTATGACGGCAAGGACCGCGAGCCGACGGTTCTGCCCGCGCGTTATCCCAACATGCTGGTCAACGGCGCGGGCGGCATTGCCGTCGGCATGGCCACGAACATCCCACCCCACAACCTGGGTGAGGTGATCGACGGCACGCTCGCGTTGATCGACAATCCCGATATGTCGACCGAGGCGCTGATGGAGATCATTCCCGCGCCCGATTTTCCCACGGGCGGCCTGATCCTCGGCCGGTCCGGCGCGCGCAAAGCCTATCTCGAGGGGCGCGGCAGCGTCATCATCCGCGCCAAGACGCGGGTGGAGGAGGTGCGCAAGGACCGCTACGCCATCGTCATCGATGAAATCCCCTATCAGGTGAACAAATCCTCGATGATCGAGAAGATCGCCGAGATGGTGCGGGAAAAGAAGATCGAGGGCATCGCCGGGGTGGCCGACGAATCCGACCGCGTGGGCGTTCGGGTCGTCGTGGAACTGAAGCGCGACGCCACGCCCGAGGTGGTGCTGAATCAGCTGTTCCGCTTTACCCCGATGCAGACCAGCTTCGGCTGCAACATGCTTGCCCTGAACGGGGGCCGGCCCGAGCAGCTGACGCTGCGCGATTTCCTGTCCTATTTCATCACCTTCCGCGAGGATGTTGTCGCCCGACGCACCGCGTTCGAGTTGAACAAGGCGCGGGAACGCAGCCATATCCTCTGCGGTCTGGCCGTCGCCGTGTCGAATGTGGACGAGGTCGTGGCGACCATCCGCGGATCCAACGATCCGGCCGAGGCGCGCGAGAAGCTGATGACGCGTCGCTGGCCCGCCGCCGATATCGCGCCCTATATCCGCCTGATCGACGATCCCTCGCATCCGATGAATGAGGACGGGACCTACAACCTGTCCGAAGCGCAGGCCCGTGCGATCCTGGAACTCCGCCTGCAGCGCCTGACCGCCATGGGCGTCAAGGAAGTGACGGACGAACTTCAGGAACTGGCCGCAAAGATCCGGGATTACTTGGAAATCCTGGGAAGCCGTGACCGGATCATGGCTATCATCGGCGACGAATTGCGCGAGGTGCGGGACCTGTTCGCCGTGCCCCGCCGGACCGAGATCATCGACTGGTCCGGCGATATGGAGGATGAGGACCTGATCGAGCGGGAGGACATGGTCGTGACCATCACCTCCGGCGGGTATATCAAGCGCACCCCGCTGATGGATTTCCGCAGCCAGCGGCGCGGCGGCAAGGGCCTGTCCTCCATGGCGACCAAGGAAGACGATGTGGTGACCACGCTGTTCGTGGCCAACACCCATGCGCAACTGCTGTTCTTCACCACCGACGGCATGGTCTACAAGCTGAAGACCTGGCGCCTGCCGTTGGCCAGCCGTCAGGCGCGGGGCAAGGCGATCGTCAACATCCTGCCGATCCAGCCCGGCATCTCCATCGCCGCCCTTCTGAAGATCGACGAGCCGGAGGAGGAATGGGACAACCTGCAACTGGTCTTCGCGACCAGCGATGGCGATGTGCGCCGCAACGCGTTGTCCGATTTCACCAATGTCATGCGCAACGGCAAGATCGCGATGAAGCTGCCGGAGAATACCAGCCTTGTGAACGTCCGCGTCACCAACGACGCCGATGACGTGATGCTGTTCACCGCCAGCGGGCGCGCGATCCGCTTCCCCACCACCGATGTGCGGGTGTTCAAGGGCCGCGATTCCACCGGCGTGCGGGGCATCCGGCTGGGCGAGGAGGACAGCGTCGTGTCCATGTCCGTCATCCGCCATTTCGAGGCCGACCCCGCCGAACGGGCCGCGTTCCTGAAGATGCGCCGGGCCGATCTTGGTGCCGCCGACGAAGGCGAGGCCGACGAGGAGGAAGCCGGCGCAGGCAGCCTGTCGCAGGAACGGTATCTGGAAATGCGCGGGGCCGAGGACATCCTGCTGACGATCACCGCCAACGGGTCGGGCAAGCTCAGCTCCTCCCACGCCTATCCCGTGCGCGGGCGTGGCGGGATGGGGGTGCGCGCCATCGACAACGCGATGCGCGGCGGCGCGCTGGTCACCTCGTTCCCGGTGGATCTTGAGGATCAGATCATGCTCGCCACCTCCACCGGGCAATCGATCCGGGTGCCGGTGGAGGGGATCAGCTTCCGCAGCCGCTCGGCCGGGGGGGTGCGGGTGTTCAACACCGCGGCGGGCGAGCAGGTCGTCTCGGTCGCCCGCATCGCCGATCAGGGCGAGGATGAGGTGGAGGGGACGGAGGGGGCCTGA
- a CDS encoding AI-2E family transporter, translating into MTRRDWISVLLLVAVLGAVALFAPQVPLLIFAGILVAVLMRGAGAWIGRLTGIGSGWGLLAFSVLMLAGAVWFFTNAAQALFQQFGQLISQLPDATERLEGMLNENVWMEQLRQRIDFESMIPSGMGALSTVSSTVGIFGNAFLVAFIGIYCAISPRIYRNGVVRLVAPRLRPRMASMLRDSGDALWSWLLAQFASMATIGVLTFLGLWLLDVPLALILAVLAGIMTFVPNIGPVVAAVPAVLIGLGQGIDTALWIVALYVLVQSLESYLVTPRLQQELVSLPPALTISFQLMLGYLFGLLGFILATPLLAVVMTIANKHYIADYLEKEDQAPSVPSTSSSP; encoded by the coding sequence ATGACGCGACGCGATTGGATTTCGGTTCTGCTGCTGGTGGCGGTTCTGGGGGCGGTGGCCCTGTTCGCGCCGCAGGTGCCCTTGCTGATTTTCGCCGGGATCCTGGTGGCGGTTCTGATGCGCGGCGCGGGGGCGTGGATCGGACGGCTGACGGGCATCGGCAGCGGATGGGGTCTTCTGGCGTTTTCGGTTCTCATGCTGGCCGGGGCGGTCTGGTTCTTCACCAACGCCGCACAGGCCCTGTTTCAGCAGTTCGGCCAGCTGATCTCGCAATTGCCCGATGCCACCGAACGGCTGGAGGGGATGCTGAACGAGAATGTGTGGATGGAGCAACTGCGCCAGCGCATCGATTTCGAGAGCATGATTCCCAGCGGTATGGGGGCACTGTCCACCGTCTCCTCCACCGTGGGGATTTTCGGAAACGCCTTTCTGGTGGCGTTCATCGGCATTTATTGCGCAATCTCGCCCCGCATCTATCGCAACGGGGTGGTCAGACTGGTGGCGCCGCGCCTGCGCCCGCGCATGGCCAGCATGTTGCGCGACAGCGGCGATGCGTTGTGGTCCTGGTTGCTGGCGCAATTCGCGTCGATGGCCACCATCGGCGTGCTGACGTTTCTGGGTCTGTGGCTTCTGGATGTACCGCTGGCGCTGATCCTTGCCGTGCTGGCCGGGATCATGACCTTTGTGCCCAATATCGGCCCCGTGGTTGCGGCGGTTCCGGCGGTGCTGATCGGGCTTGGGCAGGGCATCGACACGGCGCTGTGGATCGTTGCGCTCTATGTCCTTGTGCAGTCGCTGGAAAGCTATCTGGTGACGCCGCGCCTGCAGCAGGAACTGGTGTCGTTGCCGCCCGCGCTGACCATCTCGTTCCAGTTGATGTTGGGCTATCTGTTCGGGCTGCTGGGGTTCATTCTTGCGACGCCCTTGCTGGCGGTGGTGATGACCATCGCCAACAAGCATTACATCGCGGATTATCTGGAGAAGGAGGATCAGGCCCCCTCCGTCCCCTCCACCTCATCCTCGCCCTGA
- the gluQRS gene encoding tRNA glutamyl-Q(34) synthetase GluQRS, which produces MAGPVTRFAPSPTGPLHLGHAFSALTVWDRAQGGAALLRIEDMDQSRARPEWEAQIYDDLAWLGLDWPRPVMRQSDRSTAYDVALATLAPFTYPCRCTRADIRAALSAPQEGAMGPDGLIYPGTCRHRTWDEAGPDDATRLDMGRAMAAVASLSFVETGMNAGEHRFDARHMIRQVGDVILARRGMGAAYHLAVVVDDAAQGVTEAVRGADLAEATPIHVLLARLLDLPPVAFHHHRLIRDDHGRRLAKRDDARAIATFRAEGATPADIRRMVGL; this is translated from the coding sequence ATGGCTGGACCAGTAACCCGCTTTGCCCCGTCCCCCACGGGGCCGTTGCATCTGGGCCATGCGTTTTCCGCGCTGACCGTATGGGATCGGGCGCAAGGCGGCGCGGCCCTTCTGCGGATCGAGGATATGGACCAAAGTCGCGCCCGCCCCGAATGGGAAGCGCAGATTTACGACGATCTTGCCTGGCTCGGCCTCGACTGGCCGCGCCCCGTGATGCGGCAATCCGACCGTTCGACCGCGTATGATGTGGCCTTGGCGACGTTGGCACCCTTCACCTATCCCTGTCGCTGCACCCGGGCCGATATCCGCGCCGCCCTGTCCGCGCCGCAGGAAGGGGCGATGGGGCCGGACGGGCTGATCTATCCCGGCACCTGCCGCCATCGCACCTGGGACGAGGCGGGGCCAGACGATGCGACACGGCTGGACATGGGGCGGGCCATGGCGGCGGTGGCATCGCTGAGCTTTGTGGAAACCGGCATGAACGCGGGGGAACACCGTTTCGATGCGCGGCACATGATCCGACAGGTCGGCGATGTCATTCTTGCGCGGCGCGGAATGGGGGCCGCCTATCACCTCGCGGTCGTGGTGGACGACGCAGCCCAAGGCGTGACCGAGGCGGTGCGCGGCGCGGATCTGGCGGAGGCCACGCCGATCCACGTTCTGCTGGCGCGACTGCTGGACCTGCCGCCCGTCGCCTTCCATCACCACCGCCTGATCCGCGACGATCACGGCCGCCGTCTGGCCAAGCGCGACGACGCACGCGCCATCGCCACCTTCCGCGCCGAAGGGGCCACCCCCGCCGACATCCGCCGCATGGTCGGGCTTTAA
- a CDS encoding GNAT family N-acetyltransferase yields the protein MRRLTRGRFTLRTAKSEGDMARALELRTRAFGLAAPDGDAFDARCTHVLVEDGGDLVACYRLLPLTPDRVEESYAAQFYDLTGLRGFPGPMVEMGRFCIAPDRHDPDILRMAWGGVAAFVEGTGAQMLFGCSSFRGVAPAPYADAFALLRQAHLAPQQWQPGVRAAQTYPYAEDARAPDLRAAMTTMPPLLRSYLLMGGWVSDHAVIDAHMNTLHVFTGLEISAIPPGRARLLRALSG from the coding sequence ATGCGCAGGCTGACACGAGGACGCTTCACCCTGCGCACGGCCAAGAGCGAGGGGGATATGGCCCGCGCGCTGGAGCTGCGCACCCGCGCCTTCGGATTGGCCGCACCGGATGGCGATGCGTTCGACGCCCGCTGCACCCATGTGCTGGTGGAGGATGGGGGCGATCTTGTCGCCTGCTATCGCCTTCTGCCGCTGACGCCCGACCGGGTGGAGGAAAGCTACGCCGCCCAATTCTATGACCTGACGGGTCTGCGCGGGTTTCCCGGCCCGATGGTGGAGATGGGGCGGTTCTGCATCGCCCCCGACCGCCACGATCCCGATATCCTGCGCATGGCTTGGGGCGGGGTGGCCGCCTTCGTCGAAGGGACGGGCGCGCAGATGCTGTTTGGCTGTTCGTCGTTCCGGGGGGTCGCACCGGCACCTTATGCCGACGCCTTCGCATTGCTGCGACAGGCCCATCTCGCGCCTCAGCAGTGGCAGCCGGGGGTGCGGGCGGCCCAAACCTATCCCTATGCCGAGGACGCGCGCGCCCCCGATCTGCGGGCGGCAATGACGACGATGCCGCCCTTGCTGCGCAGTTACCTTCTGATGGGGGGATGGGTGTCGGACCATGCGGTGATCGACGCGCATATGAACACGTTGCACGTATTCACGGGGCTGGAGATTTCGGCCATTCCACCCGGACGGGCCAGGCTTTTGCGGGCGTTGTCAGGTTAA
- the msrB gene encoding peptide-methionine (R)-S-oxide reductase MsrB, whose protein sequence is MTEKITKTDAEWRAQLTDEQYRVTRKHGTERPGSHEDLPTEAGTFTCVCCGTPLFEQETKFESHCGWPSFYAGNERTVGMSQDNSLGMQRIEVHCNTCDAHLGHVFPDGPQPTGLRYCINGVALGFVPEEGAVSDR, encoded by the coding sequence ATGACCGAAAAGATCACCAAGACCGACGCCGAATGGCGCGCGCAACTGACCGATGAGCAATACCGCGTGACGCGCAAGCACGGCACCGAACGCCCGGGCAGCCACGAAGACCTGCCGACCGAGGCCGGGACCTTCACCTGCGTCTGCTGCGGCACACCCCTGTTCGAACAGGAAACGAAGTTCGAAAGCCATTGCGGCTGGCCGTCCTTTTATGCCGGGAACGAACGGACGGTGGGCATGTCGCAGGACAACTCGCTTGGGATGCAGCGGATCGAGGTGCATTGCAACACCTGCGATGCGCATCTCGGCCATGTGTTCCCGGACGGGCCGCAGCCCACCGGCCTGCGGTATTGCATCAATGGAGTGGCCTTGGGCTTCGTGCCCGAAGAAGGGGCGGTGTCGGACCGTTAG
- a CDS encoding outer membrane protein assembly factor BamE, whose protein sequence is MMTRGAVLGLVLITLSACAPIFRNHGYVPMDQDLARVQIGASRDQVSELIGRPTTTTLLNDGEWYYVQSRFRTFGVFTREIRREVVAISFNGDRVANVERFGLEQGRVVPLSRRVTQNSVEGSSFLRQLFGSVGRIRADQVLDD, encoded by the coding sequence ATGATGACGCGCGGTGCAGTGCTCGGGCTTGTGCTGATCACCCTTTCGGCCTGCGCGCCCATCTTCCGCAATCATGGATATGTTCCCATGGACCAGGATCTGGCACGCGTCCAGATCGGGGCCTCGCGCGATCAGGTGTCCGAATTGATCGGCCGCCCAACGACGACGACCCTGCTGAACGACGGGGAATGGTATTACGTTCAAAGCCGTTTCCGCACCTTCGGCGTCTTCACCCGCGAAATCCGGCGCGAGGTGGTGGCCATCAGTTTCAACGGTGACCGCGTGGCCAATGTGGAACGTTTCGGGCTGGAGCAGGGGCGCGTCGTGCCCCTGTCGCGTCGCGTCACCCAGAACAGCGTGGAAGGCAGCAGCTTCCTGCGGCAACTGTTCGGATCGGTCGGACGTATCCGCGCCGATCAGGTTCTGGACGATTGA